A genomic segment from Bradyrhizobium sp. CB1015 encodes:
- a CDS encoding TetR/AcrR family transcriptional regulator gives MVYRRTHQVVKRLAARRSAILAAAREAAAEGGMAAVQIAPVAVRANVAAGTVYRYFPSKAELISELIAEVSRDELAAIRRAADAAPGPSSALAAAVTTVAVHTLSQRRLAWGILAEPVDVDVSASRLASRREIAGEIAGRIDAAVRAGHLPAQDTALAATALLGALHEALVGPLAPDNLDDPVKMRDAVQTVTLLALRAVGVMDARARGLVVQQTLLPTTKALVGA, from the coding sequence ATGGTTTATCGGCGGACGCATCAAGTGGTGAAGCGCCTTGCGGCGCGGCGCAGCGCGATTTTGGCGGCGGCGCGGGAGGCGGCGGCGGAAGGCGGGATGGCGGCGGTGCAGATCGCGCCGGTTGCGGTCCGGGCCAATGTCGCGGCCGGCACCGTCTATCGCTATTTCCCCTCCAAGGCCGAGCTGATCTCCGAGCTCATTGCCGAGGTCTCCCGCGACGAGCTTGCGGCGATCCGACGGGCGGCCGATGCGGCCCCGGGGCCGTCGTCGGCGCTGGCGGCCGCCGTCACCACCGTGGCGGTCCATACGCTGTCGCAGCGCCGGCTGGCCTGGGGCATCCTGGCCGAGCCTGTCGATGTCGATGTCAGCGCCTCCCGCCTCGCCAGCCGGCGCGAGATCGCGGGCGAGATCGCTGGCCGGATCGATGCCGCGGTGCGCGCCGGCCATCTGCCGGCGCAGGATACCGCGCTCGCCGCCACCGCCTTGCTCGGCGCACTGCACGAGGCGCTGGTTGGCCCGCTCGCGCCCGACAATCTCGACGATCCCGTCAAGATGCGCGATGCGGTGCAGACCGTGACGCTGCTGGCGCTGCGCGCGGTCGGCGTCATGGACGCCCGCGCCCGCGGCCTCGTGGTCCAGCAGACCCTGCTGCCGACGACCAAGGCGCTGGTCGGCGCGTAA
- the pyk gene encoding pyruvate kinase, whose amino-acid sequence MRRLRRIKILATLGPASSDLAMIRRLFEAGADLFRINMSHTPHDKMRELVATIRNVESSYGRPIGILVDLQGPKLRLGSFAEGAIQLQNGQAFTLDSDKTPGDATRVHLPHPEILAALRPGHALLLDDGKVRLIAEETSKERAVTRVVVGGKMSDRKGVSLPDTDLPVSAMTPKDRADLEAALVTGVDWIALSFVQRADDVIEAKKMIRGRAAVMAKIEKPQAIDRLADIIEASDALMVARGDLGVELPLERVPSLQKQMTRMARRAGKPVVIATQMLESMIQSPVPTRAEVSDVATAVYEGADAIMLSAESAAGKFPVEAVSTMNRIGEEVERDPTYRSVIMAQRPAPESTAGDAIADAARQIAETLDLPALICWTSSGSTAVRVARERPKAPIVAITPNITAGRRLAVAWGVHCVVAEDARDQDDMVSRAGQIAFRDGFVRAGQRVIIVAGVPLGIPGTTNMVRIASVGPEGDANM is encoded by the coding sequence ATGAGGCGCCTTCGCCGTATCAAGATTCTTGCGACCCTGGGACCGGCCTCTTCAGACCTCGCGATGATCCGCCGCCTGTTCGAGGCCGGCGCCGACCTGTTCCGCATCAACATGAGCCACACTCCGCATGACAAGATGCGGGAGCTGGTGGCGACGATCCGCAACGTCGAGAGCAGCTACGGCCGGCCGATCGGCATCCTGGTCGACCTGCAGGGCCCGAAACTGAGACTGGGCTCCTTTGCCGAGGGGGCGATCCAGCTCCAGAACGGCCAGGCCTTCACGCTGGATTCCGACAAGACGCCGGGCGATGCCACGCGCGTCCATCTCCCGCATCCGGAAATCCTGGCGGCGCTGCGGCCCGGCCATGCGCTGCTGCTCGACGACGGCAAGGTGCGGCTGATCGCGGAGGAGACCTCGAAGGAGCGTGCGGTGACGCGTGTCGTGGTCGGCGGCAAGATGAGCGACCGCAAGGGCGTCAGCCTGCCCGACACCGATTTGCCGGTCTCGGCGATGACGCCGAAGGACCGCGCCGACCTCGAGGCCGCCCTCGTCACCGGTGTCGACTGGATCGCGCTGTCCTTCGTGCAGCGCGCCGACGACGTGATCGAGGCCAAGAAGATGATCCGTGGCCGTGCCGCCGTGATGGCCAAGATCGAGAAGCCGCAGGCGATCGACCGCCTCGCCGACATCATCGAGGCTTCCGATGCGCTGATGGTGGCGCGCGGCGATCTCGGCGTCGAGCTGCCGCTGGAGCGGGTGCCGAGCCTGCAGAAGCAGATGACACGCATGGCGCGCCGCGCCGGCAAGCCGGTCGTGATCGCGACCCAGATGCTGGAATCGATGATCCAGTCGCCGGTGCCGACCCGCGCCGAAGTCTCCGACGTCGCCACCGCGGTCTATGAGGGCGCCGACGCCATCATGCTGTCGGCGGAATCGGCGGCCGGCAAATTCCCGGTCGAGGCGGTCTCGACCATGAACCGCATCGGCGAGGAGGTCGAGCGCGACCCGACCTACCGTTCCGTGATCATGGCCCAGCGCCCGGCGCCGGAATCCACCGCGGGCGATGCCATCGCCGACGCCGCGCGGCAGATCGCCGAGACGCTCGACCTGCCGGCCTTGATCTGCTGGACCTCATCGGGCTCGACCGCCGTGCGCGTGGCGCGCGAGCGGCCGAAGGCGCCGATCGTGGCGATCACGCCGAACATCACCGCGGGCCGCCGGCTCGCGGTCGCCTGGGGCGTGCATTGCGTGGTGGCGGAAGACGCGCGCGACCAGGACGACATGGTCAGCCGCGCCGGCCAGATCGCGTTCCGGGACGGATTCGTCCGCGCCGGCCAGCGCGTGATCATCGTCGCCGGCGTGCCGCTCGGCATTCCCGGCACCACCAACATGGTGCGCATCGCCTCGGTCGGCCCCGAGGGCGACGCGAACATGTAG
- a CDS encoding DUF1036 domain-containing protein, producing the protein MTTESPRSPLRLLARLVPVLAVALLCLSASPASADFRLCNNTSSRVGIALGYKDAEGWTTEGWWNISSRSCETLLRGTLVARYYYIYAIDYDRGGEWSGQAFMCSRDKEFTIRGTEDCLARGYDRTGYFEVDTGEQRAWTVQLTDANEQPAQQRVPGLPGPVGPGGVPGLPNGPPGATPPGSPGLPPPSGNKP; encoded by the coding sequence ATGACGACCGAATCTCCCCGCTCCCCGCTTCGCCTGCTCGCCCGGTTGGTCCCGGTGCTGGCGGTCGCCCTGCTGTGCCTCTCCGCCAGCCCGGCTTCCGCCGATTTCCGCCTCTGCAACAACACGTCGAGCCGGGTCGGGATTGCGCTCGGCTACAAGGACGCCGAGGGCTGGACCACCGAGGGCTGGTGGAACATCTCGTCCCGCTCCTGCGAGACGTTGCTGCGGGGCACGCTGGTCGCCCGCTATTACTACATCTACGCCATCGACTACGACCGCGGCGGCGAATGGTCGGGCCAGGCCTTCATGTGCTCGCGCGACAAGGAGTTCACCATCCGCGGCACCGAGGATTGCCTGGCGCGCGGCTATGACCGCACCGGCTATTTCGAGGTCGACACCGGCGAGCAGCGGGCCTGGACGGTGCAGCTGACCGACGCCAACGAACAGCCGGCGCAGCAGCGCGTGCCTGGCCTGCCCGGCCCGGTGGGTCCGGGCGGCGTTCCGGGTTTGCCCAATGGCCCGCCCGGTGCTACGCCCCCGGGCTCGCCCGGCCTGCCACCCCCGTCTGGAAATAAGCCATGA